TATTACCGACCGGGATTTGCGCCAGCTGCAACTGGCTGCCGCCAAGGGGGGGGCCTGGCATCTGTTGGTGCGCTCGCCCGCGGCGGCGACGCAAGCGGCGCCCGCAGCCCTGCGTTTGCAGCTGGCCGTGGATGCCCGGGGATTGCAGCTTCAGGTGTTGAAACAGCGGGGGGGCTGGGCCGGTCAATCCCTGCTGCTGCCGCTCTGGCCTGAGCTGGCGGGTTTGCAACGGCAGCCGGTACAAACGTGGCCGGTACACCTGACCGAACTGCCTCAATTGCGTCGTGCACGGCCCTTGTCGCGCAGTGCCAGTGTGGCAGCCCTGGCGCGGGCATGAGTGGCGATGACCCGTTGGCAATCCACCGGCCAGTGTTGGCTGTGCCTTCGTTTCCCGGCGCTGGTGCTGGATTACTGGCTGAGCGGCAGTCCCGATGCCTGCCTGGCTTTGCACCATCAGGACCAACTGGTGTCCGTATCGCCCGCGGCGGAAACCGTGGGCGTGCAGGTGGGGATGGGCTTTACCAGTGCGCTGGCCCTGTGTCCGGATTTGCAGCTGCGCAGCTACGAGCCGGCACTGCAGAGTCAGTTACACACTCAGCTCGCGCACTGGGCCTACAGCTTCACGCCGCATATCCACACCGAGCCGGAACTGTTGTTGCTGGAATTATCGGCCAGCCTGCGCCTGTTTCATGGCTTGGATCAGTTAATGGCGCAGATCACCGCAGCGCTGGATGCGCGTAATCTCCGTTGGCGGGCGGGGCTGGCACCGACAGCGGCGGCCGCGCGTCTGTTGGCGCAAACAGACCTCCCGTTGATGCAACAGCTGGCCCGCTGGCAACAACCGGGTGAGCTGATAGAGCCGTTGCCGTTGGCCTTGTTGGATAGCCCCGAACGCTGCCGGCAGCGATTGGCGCGGGCCGGTTTCCAGCGCATTGCCCAGGTACTGGATCAGCCCCGCGCGGCGTTAGGCAAGCGCTTCGGTGAAGGCCTGGTATTGGCACTGAATCAACTCACCGGTGCCCAGCCCATGCCCGTGCCCACCTTGCCCATGCCGCAGGCGTTTGAGGCCAGCCGGGTATTCATGTACGGCCTGTCCGATGTGGCGCACCTGCAGCCAGTGATGCAACAGCTGCTGGATGAATTCCGCCAGTACCTGCTGCGCCATCAGCAGGTTTGCCAACAGTTGTGCTGGCGTTTTGTGGCGGAAGACAAGTCGGTACAAACCTTGTCGGTA
This region of Simiduia agarivorans SA1 = DSM 21679 genomic DNA includes:
- a CDS encoding Y-family DNA polymerase; amino-acid sequence: MTRWQSTGQCWLCLRFPALVLDYWLSGSPDACLALHHQDQLVSVSPAAETVGVQVGMGFTSALALCPDLQLRSYEPALQSQLHTQLAHWAYSFTPHIHTEPELLLLELSASLRLFHGLDQLMAQITAALDARNLRWRAGLAPTAAAARLLAQTDLPLMQQLARWQQPGELIEPLPLALLDSPERCRQRLARAGFQRIAQVLDQPRAALGKRFGEGLVLALNQLTGAQPMPVPTLPMPQAFEASRVFMYGLSDVAHLQPVMQQLLDEFRQYLLRHQQVCQQLCWRFVAEDKSVQTLSVAVQQAHADTGEFAGLSQLRMEQLTLTAAVEIVSLQAPLLQAAHNRTGSLFRELQDNNEDLARLADRLYQRFDEHQLYCLGRLAEPVPEYSQQHQRVQALTQARVARLRPTPAQGPLDPLHCPWLFPAPEPVALRGDALYWRGQPLEPVTEHRRIDSRWWTRERVRRDYCIARQASRFYQCFFCHRQQRWFVSGCYVC